In one Plasmodium falciparum 3D7 genome assembly, chromosome: 14 genomic region, the following are encoded:
- a CDS encoding rab GTPase activator, putative yields the protein MKKIYRQTKTDEIFQSQKNKYHHLINKNHIYNNIYLNLDVYEKWRNLTIDKDENKHWNEKSLNMVLSADANLMDKEVKNLLRRGISDSLKHLIWLRSNDVNYFVINFPHFYETTIYNTFGEKVPTNLSNDCPTFCGGILGLQEDIMCVQTKIEELEIENNDNCGHFNINDSTSNILQLLFNHPNDNEKNSDKYLLPEHNFWLEPKTLSTPNFAFTNKKKKKKFLYIENVKNKFLKSKKIDQYLRVASDSVLPYSNNFILKNISNKISKYKSNKNMDKKGFFGNIHTNINIFNNNNSNMENNDDKKKEENNSTNNKVVNKENTIKLSNCSESEKNILIKDDIIIFHNTNEDNVNVNEEEDDDEEEDDNINGNNNYENDGDTKMNTYYRNNTEHNIHISNRNNINNIHNSSIYNNNFERDNCVFTNNYDIPDSNKYLHIQYYMNEQYIISKKQAEKMNKAKLYLRSRRKKKMHKPRDNLRTKSCQESNTSIGAHGSDSSLSNYSNEKTLNDDMESFTLHKGSSYNRTKSFFKKAFGTKYTQPKRNERKLSDHISLLLKKTLNVENYENDNIVPHKYLGDSLDERYKNTKRNFAQENDETHGEDNDELTDEEQDELGNEQGENNKQRKKKNKNKKNTVYKELNENEIKGNHRNIIQNMQYGCHKYNIEYNGKKHDAEYEKDDNTIVKLSEYNSKEIEKNDGGSVDYNEKEIHNLKGEEKTNKKSILGMLKHIFYKKKKENEEDTLDKDIMNKKYINELESKGDQKLNNFTYHMKNDYMNDNTNSKSCTKHDIYIDKKNHYEKYNMYINNKQKIKRENEIDAFGDTLDDCKCDLNEEEKDSNEKNYDTNKSCTKDIKRNNNDNNDNNDNNDNNNDNDNNNNNNNNNNNDNNRGNAYSIIINNENNNMDYYHIVNGIYNKNKNKHDIYDKSYDTYHHNNYKYDDNNNGLFSKMGKINRVLSFDSIKKKKFFGEDKKGINNNNNNNNSGQILKYKKNNNNEYSVDNYYHTLERLRHYSCNVQRNTENEDEVIQRNASDNIYKKSYLYVENNNDDYRNQMKNEESDNEQKEKNMDNENNDDEKDNLLDTHDSFDSDYENGLENFKLPSSHELNDDIKRKGEKKKKKKINFQDDYEEKEEENDLSNNKKSDKIYYYYKDEKCKEDNKENIVDNIMKESSGGEDVKNDMNEKNITCEGNKEKCANKDMERKNDMNNLNEKERNNNMKKCGLPLNNEENKHLEQELYNKFYENKNPNNAYPNVYNLDDATELTALLNDDGKHEIRKLLWAINNNFGNDVEFAPIIPNLCIVLLIYFKASVVYCIIHCLIKKGIDSVRNKQLPFFIYKRKDFVKYVKYILNAFIQFLPKCYHYLRKLNFDLAAWTARCIQDGFSRMLPFDFVLRIYGIYLFEGQKTLCLYCLALLKFLENDILKCTNIEEVENILYHICMHPYLDINELTQIAYRFKLKSKEKHLKFSTKCPSPYLMNVKLKTFYRPRLNDNSTLINSFHWENIWEKIPSNIRSLDPFLTYASKKDGYNLQMLLEKTERNKKKPMILILKTFDCDLIGFFCPFSLNRDYNFVSTSDKSSAFIFTFNSNFNFYKWSGKNNTSVLIKDGIYIGGNDIAIYIDKDIKVGKTNPSDSFLSPPLITDGNDFNIMDIEIWNLK from the exons atgaaaaaaatatataggcAAACGAAAACAGACGAAATATTTCAATCGCAGAAAAACaaatatcatcatttaataaacaaaaatcacatatataataatatatatttaaatttggACGTATATGAAAAATGGAGGAATCTAACAATTGAc aAAGATGAAAATAAGCACTGGAATGAGAAATCGTTAAATATGGTACTGAGTGCAGATGCAAATTTAATGGACAAAGAAGTAAAGAATTTGCTAAGAAg aGGTATATCTGATTCCTTAAAACATCTAATATGGTTACGATCCAACGACGTCAATTATTTTGTCATTAATTTTCCGCATTTTTATGAAACAaccatatataatacattcgGTGAAAAGGTACCTACTAATTTATCTAATGATTGTCCAACATTTTGTGGTGGAATTTTAGGGTTACAAGAAGACATAATGTGTGTACAAACAAAAATTGAAGAACTAGAAATTGAGAATAATGATAATTGTGGGCATTTCAATATTAATGATTCTACTAGTAATATATTGCAATTACTATTTAATCATCCAAATGATAATGAGAAAAATAGTgacaaatatttattaccTGAACATAACTTTTGGTTAGAACCGAAAACATTAAGTACTCCAAATTTTGCTTTTactaataaaaagaaaaagaagaaatttttatatatagagaatgtaaaaaataaatttttgaaAAGTAAAAAGATTGATCAATATTTAAGAGTTGCGTCTGATTCAGTTTTGCCTTATtcgaataattttatattaaaaaatatatcgaataaaatttctaaatataaatctaataaaaatatggataaGAAAGGCTTTTTTGGTAATATACATActaatataaacatttttaataataacaatagtaatatggaaaataatgatgacaaaaaaaaagaagaaaacaaTTCAACCAATAATAAAGTagtaaataaagaaaatacaaTCAAATTATCTAATTGTAGTGaaagtgaaaaaaatattcttattaaagatgatattattatatttcacaACACAAATGAAGATAATGTGAATGTTAATGAAGaggaagatgatgatgaggAAGaggatgataatattaatggaaataataattatgaaaatgatgGGGATACTAAAATGAATACTTATTATCGTAATAATACTGAAcacaatatacatatatcaaacagaaataatataaataatattcataatagtagtatatataataataactttGAAAGAGATAATTGTGTTTTTAcgaataattatgatattcCTGATTCTAATAAATACTTACATATccaatattatatgaatgaacaatatattataagtaaAAAACAAGCTGAGAAAATGAATAAagcaaaattatatttaagatcacgaagaaaaaaaaaaatgcacaAACCAAGAGATAATTTAAGAACAAAAAGTTGTCAGGAATCGAACACTAGTATAGGAGCACACGGTTCAGATAGCTCCTTATCAAATTATTCTAATGAAAAAACattaaatgatgatatgGAATCATTCACATTACATAAAGGTTCTAGTTATAATCGTACAAAAAGTTTTTTCAAAAAAGCATTTGGTACCAAATATACACAGCCTAAAAGAAATGAACGTAAATTATCAGatcatatttctttattactTAAAAAGACATTAAATGttgaaaattatgaaaatgataatatagtACCACATAAATATTTGGGAGATTCATTGGATGAAAGATATAAGAATACTAAAAGAAATTTTGCTCAAGAAAATGACGAAACACATGGAGAAGATAACGATGAATTAACCGATGAAGAACAAGATGAATTAGGAAATGAGCAAGgcgaaaataataaacaaagaaaaaaaaagaataaaaataaaaagaatactgtatataaagaattaaatgaaaatgaaataaaaggaaatcatagaaatataatacaaaatatgcAATATGGTtgtcataaatataatattgaatATAATGGGAAAAAGCACGATGCAGAATATGAGAAAGATGATAATACTATTGTAAAGCTTAGTGAATATAATTCAAAAGAGATTGAAAAGAATGATGGTGGTTCTGTtgattataatgaaaaagaaatacataatttaaaaggtgaagaaaaaacaaataagaaATCTATTTTGGGTATGctaaaacatattttttataaaaaaaaaaaagaaaatgaggAAGATACATTAGATAAAgatataatgaataaaaaatatataaatgaattagAAAGCAAAGGAGATCAGAAActaaataattttacatatcatatgaaaaatgattatatgaACGATAACACGAATAGTAAGTCATGTACAAaacatgatatatatatagataaaaagaatcattatgaaaaatataatatgtatataaataataaacaaaagaTAAAAAGGGAAAATGAAATTGATGCATTTGGTGATACATTAGATGATTGTAAATGTGATTTAAATGAGGAAGAAAAGGAtagtaatgaaaaaaattatgatacaAACAAAAGTTGCacaaaagatataaaaagaaataataatgataataatgataataatgataataatgataataataatgataatgataataataataataacaataataataataataatgataataatagggGTAATGCatatagtattattattaataatgaaaataataatatggattattatcatatagtTAATGGTATATACAATAAGAACAAAAACAAACATgatatttatgataaaagTTATGACAcgtatcatcataataattataaatatgatgataataataatggtctTTTCTCCAAAATGGGGAAAATTAATCGTGTTTTATCCTTTGATtcaataaagaagaaaaaattttttggggaagataaaaaaggtattaataataataataataataataatagtggtcaaattttaaaatataaaaaaaataataataatgaatatagtgttgataattattatcatactTTAGAACGATTAAGACATTATTCTTGTAATGTACAAAGAAATACagaaaatgaagatgaaGTAATACAAAGAAATGCAAgtgacaatatatataagaaaagttatttatatgttgaaaacaataatgatgattataGGAAccaaatgaaaaatgaagaatCCGATAATGaacaaaaggaaaaaaatatggataatgaaaataatgatgatgagaAAGATAATTTATTAGATACTCATGATTCCTTTGATAGTGATTATGAAAATGGTTTGGAAAATTTTAAGTTACCTTCAAGTCATGaattaaatgatgatataaagaGAAAaggagaaaagaaaaaaaagaaaaaaatcaatTTTCAAGATgattatgaagaaaaagaagaagaaaatgatttgtcaaataataaaaaatcagataagatttattattattataaagacGAGAAATGTAAAGaggataataaagaaaatattgttgataatataatgaaagaATCTTCTGGTGGAGAAGatgtaaaaaatgatatgaatgaaaaaaatataacctGTGAaggaaataaagaaaaatgtgCTAATAAAGACatggaaagaaaaaatgatatgaataatttaaacGAAAAAGAacgaaataataatatgaaaaaatgtgGTTTACcattaaataatgaagaaaataaacatttagaacaagaattatataacaaattttatgaaaataaaaatccaAATAACGCATAtccaaatgtatataatttagaCGATGCTACCGAATTAACAGCattattaaatgatgatGGGAAACATGAAATAAGGAAGTTATTGTGggctattaataataattttggaAATGATGTAGAATTTGCTCCAATAATACCTAATTTATGTATAGTgttgttaatatattttaaagcaTCTGTTGTTTATTGTATTATACATTGTTTAATAAAGAAAGGTATTGATAGTGTGCGAAATAAACAGTtacctttttttatatataaaagaaaggattttgtaaaatatgtCAAGTACATATTAAATGCTTTTATTCAATTTTTGCCTAaatgttatcattatttaagaaaattaaattttgatTTAGCTGCATGGACAGCAAGATGTATACAAGATGGATTTTCAAGAATGTTACCTTTTGATTTTGTTTTAAGAATATatggaatatatttatttgaagGTCAAAAAACcttatgtttatattgtttagctttattaaaatttctagaaaatgatatattaaaatgtacTAATATTGAAGAAgtagaaaatattttatatcatatatgtaTGCATCCATATTTAGATATAAATGAACTAACACAAATAGCTTATagatttaaattaaaaagtaaAGAAAAACATTTGAAATTCTCAACAAAATGTCCATCTCCTTATTTAATGAATGTTAAATTGAAAACATTTTATAGACCAAGATTAAATGATAACTCAACCTTAATTAATTCATTTCACTGGGAAAATATATGGGAAAAAATTCCTAGTAATATTAGATCACTTGATCCATTTTTAACATATGCTTCCAAAAAAGATGGATATAATTTGCAAATGTTATTAGAAAAAAcagaaagaaataaaaaaaaacctaTGATACTTATATTGAAAACATTTGATTGTGATTTAATAGGTTTCTTTTGTccattttctttaaatagAGATTATAACTTTGTTAGTACATCAGATAAAAGTTCagcttttatttttacatttaattCAAATTTTAACTTTTATAAATGGTCaggtaaaaataatacatcaGTATTAATTAAAGATGGTATCTATATAGGAGGTAATGATATTGCTATCTATATCGATAAAGATATTAAAGTTGGAAAAACAAATCCATCTGACTCTTTCTTATCACCTCCTCTAATAACAGATGGTAATGATTTCAATATAATGGATATTGAAATATGGAATTTGAAATag